From a region of the Streptomyces sp. NBC_01454 genome:
- a CDS encoding alpha-ketoacid dehydrogenase subunit beta, with protein MTTTVPATARKPATMAQALTRAMRDAMADDPSVHVMGEDVGTLGGVFRVTDGLAKEFGEDRCTDTALAEAGILGTAVGMAMYGLRPVVEMQFDAFAYPAFEQLISHVAKMRNRTRGALTMPLTIRVPYGGGIGGVEHHSDSSEAYYLATAGLQVVTPATVEDAYGLLRAAIASDDPVVFLEPKRLYWSKADWSPDAPTEVAPLGRAAVRRRGSSATLITYGPSLPVCMEAAEAARSEGWDLEVVDLRSLMPFDDDTVCASVRRTGRAVVVHESNGFGGPGGEIAARITERCFHHLEAPVLRVAGFDIPYAPPMLERHHLPGVDRILDTVARLQWESDRTDGGGE; from the coding sequence ATGACGACCACCGTTCCGGCGACCGCGCGCAAGCCCGCCACCATGGCGCAGGCGCTGACCCGCGCCATGCGCGACGCGATGGCCGACGATCCGTCCGTCCATGTCATGGGCGAGGACGTCGGCACCCTGGGCGGTGTCTTCCGGGTCACCGACGGTCTCGCCAAGGAGTTCGGCGAGGACCGCTGCACGGACACCGCGCTCGCCGAGGCCGGCATCCTGGGCACCGCCGTCGGCATGGCGATGTACGGGTTGCGGCCGGTGGTCGAGATGCAGTTCGACGCGTTCGCCTACCCGGCGTTCGAGCAGCTGATCAGCCATGTCGCCAAGATGCGCAACCGCACCCGCGGCGCCCTGACGATGCCGCTGACCATTCGCGTCCCCTACGGTGGCGGGATCGGCGGGGTCGAGCACCACAGCGACTCCTCCGAGGCCTACTACCTCGCCACTGCGGGCCTCCAGGTCGTCACCCCGGCGACCGTCGAGGACGCCTACGGGCTGCTGCGGGCGGCCATCGCCTCCGACGACCCGGTCGTCTTCCTGGAACCCAAGCGGCTGTACTGGTCCAAGGCCGACTGGTCGCCCGACGCACCCACCGAGGTCGCCCCCCTGGGGCGCGCCGCGGTCCGGCGGCGCGGCAGCAGCGCCACTCTGATCACCTACGGCCCGTCGCTCCCGGTCTGCATGGAGGCCGCCGAGGCCGCCCGGTCCGAGGGCTGGGACCTGGAAGTGGTCGATCTGCGCTCGCTGATGCCGTTCGACGATGACACGGTCTGCGCCTCGGTGCGGCGCACCGGCCGGGCCGTGGTCGTCCATGAGTCCAACGGGTTCGGCGGTCCCGGAGGGGAGATCGCCGCACGGATCACCGAGCGCTGCTTCCACCACCTGGAGGCGCCGGTACTGCGCGTCGCCGGGTTCGACATTCCCTATGCGCCGCCGATGCTGGAGCGGCACCATCTGCCGGGCGTGGACCGGATCCTGGACACCGTCGCCCGCCTCCAGTGGGAGTCGGACCGGACTGACGGAGGTGGTGAGTGA
- a CDS encoding TrmH family RNA methyltransferase, whose protein sequence is MSSENTAPAESLQYDEGYGTQIGVGPHPEPWPQDERFDPELLAHGDRRNVVDRYRYWTREAIVADLDTRRHDFHVAVENWSHDFNIGSVVRTANAFLAKEIHIVGQRRWNRRGAMVTDRYQHVRHHPDTADLTAWAAAEELPIIGIDNLPGSVPLETTELPRRCVLLFGQEGPGLTEEARRHASLVCSIAQFGSTRSINAGAAAAIAMHAWIGRHARIEGPPAH, encoded by the coding sequence GTGAGCAGCGAGAACACCGCCCCCGCCGAATCCCTTCAGTACGACGAGGGGTACGGGACCCAGATCGGCGTCGGTCCGCACCCCGAGCCCTGGCCGCAGGACGAGCGGTTCGACCCCGAGCTGCTCGCGCACGGCGACCGCCGCAACGTCGTCGACCGGTACCGCTACTGGACGCGGGAGGCGATCGTCGCCGATCTGGACACCCGGCGCCACGACTTCCATGTGGCCGTCGAGAACTGGAGCCACGACTTCAACATCGGCTCGGTGGTACGGACCGCCAACGCGTTCCTGGCCAAGGAGATCCATATCGTCGGGCAGCGCCGCTGGAACCGCCGCGGCGCGATGGTGACCGACCGCTACCAGCATGTCCGCCACCACCCGGACACCGCGGACCTCACCGCCTGGGCGGCGGCCGAGGAGCTGCCGATCATCGGGATCGACAATCTCCCCGGCTCCGTGCCGCTGGAGACGACCGAGCTGCCGCGGCGCTGTGTGCTGCTGTTCGGCCAGGAGGGGCCGGGGCTGACCGAGGAGGCGCGCCGGCACGCCTCGCTGGTCTGCTCGATCGCGCAGTTCGGCTCGACCCGCTCGATCAATGCGGGGGCCGCGGCCGCCATCGCCATGCATGCCTGGATCGGCCGCCATGCGCGGATCGAGGGGCCACCGGCCCACTGA
- a CDS encoding 3-hydroxyacyl-CoA dehydrogenase: MTAIGTNSTVAVVGTGTMGQGIAQVALVAGHRVRLYDTAPGRAGQAAGSIARRLDRLVEKGRISAAERDTAAGRLSPAVDLAELADAALVIEAILEQLPAKQELFTALEDIVAADCLLATNTSSLSVTAVAGRLRHPGRCVGLHFFNPAPLLPLVEVISGFATDETAATTAYDTAAAWGKKPVRCADTPGFLVNRIARPFYAEALRAYEERTADPATIDAVLRDGTGFKMGPFELTDLIGQDVNEAVTHSVWNAFFQDPKFMPSLAQRRLVESGLHGRKAGRGWFDYSEGARRPEPRTAGPCPAPGSVVLHAGLPGPAAVLRELIEEAGIKVTEEGTPYGPEGFLRLPGGARLAPTDGRPAMSRADGRYLCFDLSLDYRSATRIALAASAQVSEADLAEAVGLFQALGKQVSVIDDVPGMIAARTVAMIIDFAVDAAARGVATPEDIDTAMRLGVNYPGGPMEWAERLGARWVWDLLDAMYHHNAGGRYVPSWALRRRADLEE, translated from the coding sequence ATGACGGCAATCGGGACCAACAGCACCGTGGCAGTGGTGGGTACCGGCACCATGGGACAGGGCATTGCGCAGGTGGCGCTGGTCGCCGGCCACCGCGTACGCCTCTACGACACGGCCCCCGGGCGCGCCGGGCAGGCCGCCGGGTCGATCGCCCGGCGTCTGGACCGGCTCGTCGAAAAAGGCCGGATCTCTGCGGCCGAACGGGACACCGCCGCAGGCCGGCTCTCCCCCGCGGTGGATCTCGCGGAGCTGGCCGACGCGGCGCTGGTCATCGAGGCGATCCTGGAACAACTCCCCGCCAAGCAGGAGCTGTTCACCGCCCTGGAGGATATCGTGGCGGCGGACTGCCTGCTGGCCACCAACACCTCCTCGCTGTCCGTGACGGCCGTCGCGGGACGGCTGCGCCACCCCGGCAGGTGTGTGGGCCTGCACTTCTTCAACCCCGCGCCGCTGCTGCCCCTGGTCGAGGTGATCAGCGGCTTCGCCACCGACGAGACGGCCGCCACCACCGCGTACGACACCGCCGCGGCCTGGGGGAAGAAGCCGGTGCGCTGCGCCGACACCCCCGGTTTCCTCGTCAACCGCATCGCCCGCCCCTTCTACGCCGAGGCCCTGCGTGCCTACGAGGAGCGGACCGCCGACCCCGCCACCATCGACGCGGTGCTGCGTGACGGCACCGGCTTCAAGATGGGGCCCTTCGAGCTGACCGACCTCATCGGGCAGGACGTGAACGAGGCGGTCACCCACTCCGTGTGGAACGCCTTCTTCCAGGACCCGAAGTTCATGCCCTCCCTGGCGCAGCGCCGCCTGGTGGAGTCCGGACTGCACGGCCGCAAGGCGGGGCGCGGCTGGTTCGACTACTCCGAGGGCGCCCGCCGGCCCGAACCGCGGACCGCCGGCCCCTGCCCGGCACCCGGGTCCGTCGTCCTGCACGCGGGGCTGCCCGGTCCGGCGGCGGTGCTGCGGGAGCTGATCGAGGAAGCGGGCATCAAGGTCACCGAGGAGGGCACGCCGTACGGGCCGGAGGGCTTCCTCCGGCTGCCCGGAGGGGCCCGCCTGGCGCCGACCGACGGCCGTCCGGCGATGAGCCGGGCCGACGGCAGGTACCTCTGCTTCGATCTGTCGCTCGACTACCGGTCCGCGACCCGGATCGCCCTGGCCGCCTCGGCGCAGGTCTCCGAAGCGGACCTCGCGGAGGCCGTGGGGCTCTTCCAGGCGCTCGGCAAGCAGGTCAGTGTGATCGACGACGTACCCGGCATGATCGCCGCCCGGACGGTCGCGATGATCATCGACTTCGCCGTGGACGCGGCGGCCCGAGGGGTGGCGACCCCTGAGGACATCGACACGGCCATGCGGCTGGGCGTGAACTATCCCGGCGGCCCCATGGAGTGGGCCGAGCGGCTCGGCGCCCGGTGGGTGTGGGATCTGCTGGACGCGATGTATCACCACAACGCCGGCGGACGCTATGTACCGTCCTGGGCACTACGGCGCCGTGCGGACCTCGAGGAGTAG
- a CDS encoding Lrp/AsnC family transcriptional regulator, which yields MPDEQMANSGGQTPSGGQPPADGAPPVPPARPLDTIDRSILRMLQTDGRASIRSVADRVHVSRANAYARINRLLDDGVIRGFSALVDQERAGQGASAYITLKIVQNSWRTVRKQLTALPGATHIALVSGDFDVLLLVHTKDNRELRELVLTRIQSIPEVLSTRTLLVFEETDLGPEGD from the coding sequence ATGCCGGACGAACAGATGGCCAATTCCGGTGGGCAGACACCGTCCGGCGGGCAGCCGCCCGCGGACGGCGCACCGCCCGTCCCGCCCGCACGCCCGCTGGACACCATCGACCGCTCGATCCTGCGCATGCTCCAGACCGACGGACGCGCCTCGATACGCTCCGTGGCCGACCGGGTGCACGTCTCGCGCGCCAACGCCTACGCCCGGATCAACCGGCTGCTGGACGACGGGGTGATCCGCGGCTTCAGCGCCCTGGTCGACCAGGAACGAGCAGGTCAGGGCGCCTCCGCGTACATCACGCTGAAGATCGTGCAGAACTCCTGGCGCACCGTGCGCAAGCAACTCACGGCGCTGCCCGGAGCCACCCACATCGCGCTGGTCAGCGGCGATTTCGATGTACTGCTGCTGGTCCACACCAAGGACAACCGCGAGCTACGCGAACTCGTTCTCACCCGGATCCAGTCGATCCCGGAAGTGCTGAGCACCCGCACGCTGCTGGTCTTCGAGGAGACCGACCTCGGGCCCGAGGGAGACTGA
- the paaN gene encoding phenylacetic acid degradation protein PaaN, translated as MAAEMTAAQLIEKHRPTLDRTLEAISTRAYWSPHPEHPKAYGETAAPDGLAAFEALRGKRFELDQPGTDDWTGGEVSPYGPELGITYPHPDAEVLLPAMRAALPVWRDAGPEARAAVCLEILARISARTHEFAQAVMHTSGQAFMMAFQAGGPHAQDRGLEAVAYAYAEQVRTPQQAPWSKPQGKRDPLELSKSFTPVPRGIALMIGCNTFPTWNGYPGLFASLATGNPVLVKPHPRAVLPLALTVKVAREVLEDAGFPADLVCLAVDKPGEGLAKTLAVRPEVRIIDYTGSTAFGEWLETHARQAQVFTEKAGVNTVVIDSTDDYKGMLGNLAFSLSLYSGQMCTTPQNLLIPREGITTDAGPKSYDEVVSDLAAAVGGLLGDDARANALLGALVNPQVKERLEAAAGLGEVALASREVTNPEFPGATVRTPVIVKLDGAKPDAEAAYLSECFGPVSFAVAVDSAADAVELLRRTVRDKGAMTVGAYTTSADVEQLVEEACLEECAQLSLNLTGGVYVNQTAAFSDFHGSGGNPAANAVLCDGAFVANRFRTVEVRRQA; from the coding sequence ATGGCCGCCGAAATGACCGCAGCGCAGTTGATCGAGAAGCACCGCCCGACCCTCGACCGGACGCTGGAGGCGATCAGCACCCGCGCGTACTGGTCCCCGCACCCCGAGCACCCGAAGGCGTACGGCGAGACCGCCGCTCCCGACGGGCTCGCCGCGTTCGAGGCGCTGCGCGGCAAGCGGTTCGAGCTCGACCAGCCCGGCACCGACGACTGGACGGGCGGCGAGGTCTCCCCGTACGGACCGGAGTTGGGCATCACCTATCCGCATCCGGATGCGGAGGTCCTGCTGCCGGCCATGCGCGCCGCGCTCCCCGTCTGGCGGGACGCCGGCCCCGAGGCGCGGGCGGCGGTGTGCCTGGAGATCCTGGCCCGGATCAGTGCGCGCACCCATGAGTTCGCCCAGGCCGTGATGCACACCAGCGGTCAGGCCTTCATGATGGCGTTCCAGGCGGGCGGGCCGCATGCCCAGGACCGCGGCCTGGAGGCGGTGGCGTATGCGTACGCCGAGCAGGTCCGCACCCCGCAGCAGGCACCGTGGTCCAAGCCGCAGGGCAAGCGCGATCCGCTGGAGCTGAGCAAGAGCTTCACGCCCGTGCCGCGCGGCATCGCCCTGATGATCGGCTGCAACACCTTCCCGACGTGGAACGGCTATCCGGGCCTGTTCGCCTCCCTGGCGACCGGCAACCCGGTGCTGGTCAAGCCGCATCCGCGGGCCGTGCTGCCGCTGGCGCTGACCGTCAAGGTGGCCCGCGAGGTCCTCGAGGACGCCGGCTTCCCCGCCGATCTGGTGTGCCTGGCGGTGGACAAGCCGGGGGAGGGCCTGGCCAAGACCCTGGCCGTCCGCCCCGAGGTCCGCATCATCGACTACACCGGCTCGACCGCCTTCGGCGAGTGGCTGGAGACGCATGCCCGGCAGGCGCAGGTCTTCACGGAGAAGGCCGGTGTCAACACCGTCGTCATCGACTCCACCGACGACTACAAGGGCATGCTCGGCAACCTCGCCTTCTCGCTGTCGCTCTACAGCGGCCAGATGTGCACCACCCCGCAGAATCTGCTGATCCCGCGCGAGGGCATCACCACGGACGCCGGTCCCAAGTCGTACGACGAGGTCGTCAGCGATCTCGCGGCCGCGGTGGGCGGGCTGCTGGGCGACGACGCCCGGGCCAACGCCCTGCTGGGTGCCCTGGTCAATCCGCAGGTCAAGGAGCGGCTCGAGGCCGCGGCCGGGCTCGGCGAGGTGGCGCTCGCCTCCCGTGAGGTGACCAACCCCGAGTTCCCCGGAGCCACGGTCCGCACGCCGGTGATCGTCAAGCTGGACGGCGCCAAGCCGGATGCCGAGGCGGCCTATCTGTCGGAGTGCTTCGGCCCGGTGTCCTTCGCGGTGGCCGTCGATTCCGCGGCCGACGCGGTGGAGCTGCTGCGGCGCACGGTCCGCGACAAGGGCGCCATGACGGTCGGCGCGTACACCACCTCCGCCGACGTCGAGCAGCTGGTGGAGGAGGCCTGTCTGGAGGAGTGCGCCCAGCTGTCGCTGAATCTGACCGGCGGGGTCTATGTGAACCAGACCGCGGCGTTCTCGGACTTCCACGGCTCGGGTGGCAACCCGGCGGCCAATGCGGTGCTGTGCGACGGCGCCTTCGTGGCGAACCGCTTCCGGACGGTGGAGGTGCGCCGGCAGGCGTGA
- a CDS encoding TetR/AcrR family transcriptional regulator: protein MTMAKRDTYTPDSLLAVAVEVFIERGYDGTSMEHLSKAAGISKSSIYHHVRSKEELLRRAISRALDGLFGVLEEPGALQGRAIERLEHVTRRVAEVLMDELPYVTLLLRVRGNTDTERWAMERRREFDHEVADLLKRAAADGDLRDDVDIRLATRLLFGMINSIVEWYRPGRGGAARRDEVAEAVVRTAFAGLRKA, encoded by the coding sequence ATGACCATGGCCAAGCGCGACACCTATACGCCCGATTCGCTGCTCGCGGTCGCCGTCGAGGTGTTCATCGAGCGCGGCTACGACGGCACCTCCATGGAGCACCTCTCCAAGGCGGCCGGCATCTCGAAGTCCTCGATCTACCACCATGTGCGCAGCAAGGAAGAGCTGCTGCGCCGCGCCATAAGCCGCGCCCTGGACGGGCTCTTCGGTGTGCTGGAGGAGCCGGGTGCGCTCCAGGGGCGGGCGATCGAGCGGCTGGAGCACGTCACCCGGCGGGTGGCCGAGGTGCTGATGGACGAACTCCCCTATGTGACGCTGCTGTTGCGGGTGCGGGGAAATACGGACACCGAGCGGTGGGCCATGGAGCGCCGCCGGGAGTTCGATCACGAGGTCGCGGATCTGCTCAAGCGGGCCGCCGCCGACGGCGACCTGCGGGACGACGTGGACATCCGGCTGGCCACCCGGCTCCTCTTCGGCATGATCAACTCGATCGTGGAGTGGTATCGGCCGGGGCGGGGCGGTGCGGCGCGCCGTGACGAGGTCGCCGAGGCCGTGGTGCGTACGGCGTTCGCGGGGCTGCGCAAGGCCTGA
- the pdhA gene encoding pyruvate dehydrogenase (acetyl-transferring) E1 component subunit alpha, with translation MTVLEQPGSSRNTSSLAGPPPSWRPRTDPAPLLPDQEPYRLLGTDAAARLDSGLLTRLYTQLVRGRRYNAQATALTRQGRLAVYPSSTGQEACEIAAALALEERDWLFPSYRDTLAAVARGLDPVQALTLLRGDWHSGYDPHEHRIAPLCTPLATQLPHAVGLAHAARLMGDEVVALAMVGDGGTSEGDFHEALNFAALWQAPVVFLVQNNGFAISVPLAKQTAAPSLAHKAVGYGMPGRLVDGNDAPAMYEVLTEAVQRARRGGGPTLVEAVTYRIEAHTNADDATRYRSAAEVETWRAHDPIALLERELAARELLTDAFVGDTKESAEQLAADLRERMNADPELDPMDLFTHVFAEQTSQLRAQAAQLRAELDAEAAGHTEDAVGAGGFAEEARP, from the coding sequence ATGACGGTCCTTGAGCAGCCCGGCAGCAGCAGGAACACGAGCAGCCTGGCCGGCCCGCCGCCCTCCTGGCGGCCGCGCACCGACCCCGCGCCTCTCCTGCCCGACCAGGAGCCGTACCGCCTCCTGGGGACGGACGCCGCCGCCCGGCTCGACTCCGGACTGCTGACCCGGCTGTACACCCAGCTGGTGCGCGGCCGCCGGTACAACGCGCAGGCCACGGCCCTGACCCGGCAGGGACGCCTGGCGGTCTACCCGTCCTCCACCGGACAGGAGGCCTGCGAGATCGCCGCGGCGCTGGCCCTCGAAGAGCGGGACTGGCTCTTCCCGAGCTACCGCGACACCCTCGCCGCAGTGGCCCGCGGCCTCGACCCCGTCCAGGCACTGACCCTGCTGCGCGGCGACTGGCACAGTGGCTACGACCCGCACGAACACCGCATCGCCCCCCTGTGCACCCCGCTCGCCACCCAGCTCCCGCATGCCGTGGGCCTGGCGCACGCCGCCCGCCTCATGGGCGACGAGGTGGTGGCGCTGGCGATGGTCGGCGACGGCGGCACGAGCGAGGGCGACTTCCACGAGGCGCTGAATTTCGCGGCCCTCTGGCAGGCGCCGGTGGTCTTCCTCGTCCAGAACAACGGCTTCGCGATCTCCGTGCCGCTGGCCAAGCAGACCGCCGCGCCGTCCCTCGCCCACAAGGCGGTCGGATACGGCATGCCGGGCCGCCTGGTCGACGGCAACGACGCACCCGCGATGTACGAGGTGCTCACCGAGGCCGTGCAGCGGGCCCGCCGGGGCGGCGGCCCCACCCTGGTCGAGGCCGTCACCTACCGCATCGAGGCACACACCAACGCCGACGACGCCACCCGCTACCGCAGCGCGGCCGAGGTCGAGACCTGGCGGGCGCACGACCCGATAGCTCTCCTGGAGCGCGAGCTGGCAGCCCGCGAGCTGCTGACCGACGCGTTCGTCGGCGACACCAAGGAGAGCGCCGAGCAGCTGGCGGCCGACCTCCGGGAGCGGATGAACGCCGACCCCGAGCTGGACCCGATGGACCTGTTCACCCACGTATTCGCCGAGCAGACCAGCCAACTGCGCGCCCAGGCGGCCCAGTTGCGCGCCGAACTGGACGCCGAGGCCGCCGGACACACCGAGGACGCGGTGGGCGCCGGCGGCTTTGCCGAGGAGGCCAGGCCATGA